The genomic stretch ACTCATTGCTTGGGGTCATAACCCGGCCGTTACCTATATTCCGCACTCACGCATAATGGCTGATGCATTGGATAAAGGCTGTCGTTTGATTACAATCGACCCACGCTTCAGTGAGACTGCCTCTAAGGCTGATAAATGGATCTCCATTAAACCCGGTACCGATACAGCAATGGCTATGGCCATGATTAGAATCATCATCGAAGAGAATCTTTACGACGAAAAATTTGCCTTAGGCAGAAGTAATTTACCCTTTTTGGTTAACGAAGCAACCGGTAAATTATTACGCCAAGACGATGTCGTTGCCGGTGGTGACCATGAGGCCTTTGTGGTCTGGGATCAGTCGACTAATGGACCTGCTCTTCCCAATGAGGCAGTAGCTCCTGTCCTCGAGGGAACATTTAAAATCGGTGATCTAACTGTGCGCACAGTATTTGCACGCTTGAGAGAAAGAGTTGCGAAATTTACCCCCGAATACGCCAGTGAGATCACAGGTGTACCGGCCGAGGATATCAGCGAAGTTGCTTACACTTATGCAACTGTTAAACCGGCTATGATCGATAGCGGCATGTCCGGTGCCCAACGCACAAGTAGCGGCGCCTATTTCGTCCAGTCGCTCTTAAACCTTGCTGGCTTGACCGGAAATATTGGATTACTGGGTGGCGGTGTTAACGATACCGGTGGTTTCTCACATGGTACTAATGTGGCCATAAATGCACCCTTTAAGGCTGATAATAAGGGAGTAATCCCGGCTACCAAGGTTGGGGAATATTTGAGCGAGGGTAAGCCTTATCCGATCAGAGCGATTTATTGGCAAGGTAAGGGTATGGGACAGCTGCCGAATACCAATAAGGTTGTTGAAGGCTTTAAGAAGATGGATTTCATTGTAGTGCAAGAGCATTTCTTTGGTGATGCCGCATCTTTGGCTGATATCGTCTTACCGGTAGCGACTTTGTTTGAACGCTATGATGTAATGTGTAACTCCCGCTCCTTCTACTATCATCTCATGGATAAAGCCATCGAGCCCTTCATGGAAGCTCAATCCGATGGTTGGATCTATACCGAATTAGCAAAACGTTTGGGCTTTGGTGAATACTTCGACAAGACTGAAGAAGAATGGATCGATGTTGTTTTGGAACAAACCGGACTAACCGTCGAGAGCTTGCGTAAGAGTGGTCCGGTTTATCAATGGAGCGATCCAAAATTGAATAAGTACGGCGTAAAGTGGGATAAAAAACCCTTCACCTTCTTTGTTGACACACCCTTCAAAACGGCTTCCGGGCGTTTTGAGTTCCACGCATCACGCTGGGAAGATAAAGGATTCGAACCGCTTGTCAATTATTTCCCACCTGAGGAATCAAAAGAGACTGCACCTGAGCTGTACGAGAAATACCCGTTAAGCCTAGTAGCTAATAAAATTCGGACCAAGGTCCACAGCACTTACGCAATCATGCCGTGGCTTTCGGAGATTTATCCGAAGGGATGGGTTACTATGAGTACAGTGGATGCCGAAGCCAGAGGAATCAAGGATGGCGATATGGTAGAAGTATTTAACGATCGCGGTTCTGTTAAAGTAACTGCCCACGTGGGTAATGGAATTCGTCCTGGGGTTGTATCGATGCCTAACGGTTGGTGGATGCAACAGGGCTATTGCTCTAGTGTCCTGAGTAATGACTATACTCATCCCCAAGCGTATGGGCACGCCCTTAATTCAACCTTAGTCCAGGTTAAGGGGGTATAAAGATGAGTGTGAAATTAGGAATGTTAATTGACCAAGATCGTTGCATTGGTTGCTGGACTTGTTCGGTTATCTGTAAGATGGAGAACAATATTGGTTTAGGGAACTGGTGGAACCGCATCCTCAGTAACGGTACAGATGAATACGGAACCACTCCGGCCACGGGTTTAGACGGACAACCCACACTATACTACCAGCCCACCGCTTGTATGCACTGTGAAAATGCACCTTGTGTACGTGCTTGTCCTACCGGGGCCACCTATAAGGATGAAAATGGGATTACCAGACAAGACTATAAGAAGTGTATTGGTTGCCGGACCTGTATGGCTGCTTGCCCATATAACGCTCGTGTCTTTAACTGGGGAACGCCAGAGCACGTACCAGCTTTTGATGATGATCACATTGGCGATGCGCGTGTTCCCAGTCGTCCAAAGGGCGTAGTCGAAAAATGCACTTTCTGTCAGGAGAAAGTAGCCCAAGGGGAAAGTCCTGCTTGTGTTACCGGTTGCACAGCAAATGCCCGTGTATTCGGTGATTTAAATGACCCAAATAGTGAAATTTCCCGGTTGATTAGGGAGCGTGGTGCTAAGCCTTTATTGGAGGATATAGGCACTAAGCCTAGTGTTTACTATGTGCCACCGCGCCGTAAACTCAAAAAGCCTGCTTTTGAAGGGAGCGGTTACTATGGTGAATAATGAATCCAACACCCGACGTACTTTGATGGCTGTTTTGGCCGGATTAGCGTTAATCGGCGGAGGCTTTTATGTCAATCAGCTAATAAACGGCCTGCAAGTTACCGGTATGAATAACTCTGTATCCTGGGGACTTTATATCGTTACTTTCGCTTTTCTCGTGGGCTTGAGCGCGGGTGGATTGATTATCTCTTCCTCCGCTTATGTTCTTAAGATCGAAAGATTGAAAAGTGTTGCCCCTATTGGTGTTGTCGTTGCCGTTGCTTGTATCATCGGGGCGGCTGCCATGATTATGGCTGACGTTGGACATCCGGAACGTGTATTAAATATCGTTTTCGGTGGGCGCTTTACTTCCCCGATTGCTTGGGACTTCCTAGTGATCAGTATCTATTTATTAGTTGGTCTTTATGAGTGCTGGATCTTCTTCAGTAATAAATGGAAAGGGGAAAGCGAAGAAAAGCGCGAGCATAAATTAGCGAAAGCAGCTATCTTCTCTTTGCCGATTGCCTTATTGGTACACTCTATTACAGCTTGGATCTTTGGTCTGCAAGTAGGTAAACCTTATTGGGATACTGCTTTGATGGCTCCCATCTTTATCTCATCCGCTGTAGTATCCGGTGTAGGGCTGTTATTACTTGTAGCTCATTTCGGCAGAAAAGTAGGTATTCCTGGCCTCGATAAAGAAAACTTAGGCACTTTGGCCAAGGTTCTTGTCGGCTTTATTTTCCTTGACCTATTTCTATTGTTTTGTGACCTTTTCACCTTGGTCTATTCTGGTGGAACAGTCCAAGCAGAAGCAGCTTTATTGATCTTGACTGGTAAATTTGCTCCGTTACTTTGGTTTGAGTTGATTGTGGGCATGGTGGTCCCCTTGTTCATCCTGGGTAATAAGTCGACAAATCGCTCAACAGGTTGGCTCGCTATAGCCGGTTTACTAGTTATGGTAGCTGTTTTCCTTAAGCGTATCAACATCATCTTACCGGGCTTCTTGGTTGAAAACATTAGTTTTGCACCTGGTGTATCAACCGGACGTTTTGTTGAAAGCACAGGGAATTTCTTTGAAGCCGGTCAAACTTCTTTTTCGTTGATTCCTTCCTATGTTCCAACCTTTAGCGAGATCGCCATTACTGTAGGGGTGCTCTCTTTGGTCGCTTTTATAATCGTCTATGGCACCGGTCTTGTCAGAAATATGGGAGCACAAACCGATGTGAATGCAGGTAATGCTGCTAGTCGTAAAGTTGTCGGTGGAAAGAATCTCACCAGTGGTGTTGCGAAATGATGAACCGCCAACATTGTGCTGATCAAGAGTTTGCGCGGACGATACTGTATCAGTTTTTAGCGATGACCTTTTACGAACCAGCGGATAATTTCCTGGTGGAACTTGAACAAGAGGACAGTAAGAAGGATCTGCTTGAGGCTAGCCGGTTGCTTCTGGAGGTAAAGGGCGTAGAGCTAATGCAAGAAATACTTCATACATTAGACGGTGTAAACAACGCCGGAAAATTAGGTCACCAGGATCTAAAAGCTGAGTATACTCGTCTGTTCCTCGGTCCCATGTCACCCGCGTGTCCTCCGTATGAATCGTATTTTGATACAAATCGACCCCAAGAATTCCAAGGCACCTTGATGGGGCCTTCTTCTGAGGCTATGGAAATAGCCCTTGCTGAAGAAGGTTTAGAGTTAACCCTTGATTATGCTGAACTTAGTGACCATGTAGCAATTGAGTTGGAATTCATGTACTATTTGCTATCACGGGCGTATGCTGAGGAAAAAGATTCGGATGTTTACTTGAAAAAGGCAAATGCTTTCTTTATGGAACACCTTTTTCCATGGCTGCCCAAGTTTGGTGCTAAATTATCCAAAGAGTCTCGACATCCATTTTACAAGGGTATTGGACTACTACTCGAGTCAACAGTCAAGATTGATTTAGGCTCCGTGGTGAATCAAAAGCACTAAGACAACCCTTACTAGTTAGTTGTAAAAAACCCGCGGCTTCGTGTCGCGGGTTGCTTATAATTTGAATGACCGATCTACAGGATAAGAAAGGAGTTTTGGAATTGAGAAGAATTATATCAGGAAAGATAATTCTATCGTTATTCATTGTTTTACTAATTTCACTTGGTCTTACAGGGTGTGGAAATGCTTCGACAACTGCCCCGGATAATAAATCGCAATCTCAGATCCAAACCACACCACCTTCTTCTGAGTCTGTTCCAGACCCAACGTCATCTCCCTCACCAGAACCAAACCCAAACTCTTCTGCACCAACAACTTCTATCACAACCCCGACCGACTCGCTGTCAAAATATGAACCGGTCTGACTTAATTAGATCTATCCTGTAAAGGAAATAGCTCCGGGTGAGCTATGTCAATTATGCAAGTCGACATTGATAAGGTGATAGGAAAATGTGCCCATTGCTTTGCAATAATTACGAATGTTATATTTAAGTGACCATCATAAGGAACCGAAACATTGAAACTAGAGATATATGTTTGAGAAGGAGATACAGAAGATGGAATCAAATAAAACATGCGTATTTTGCAATAAAGGTGGGCAACTAATACACAGCACAGATCAAAATTGTGATGTTCACAGCCAGTGCATTGTGTCTAATTTAGGTAAAGATAACCAGGTTGCCATCGCAATCGCCAAGGAATTTGACATGATTCCGAATTACAGCCAGTGTGGATCGGGCTGTGAAAATTGTAAAGACCGCTGGTGCGGGCGATAAAGGCTTAAATGATAAGGCTTAGAGGTATACCAATGTGGTATGTTCCTAAGCCTTTTATTGTAATGATTTTCTATAATGTGAATGCTTTTCAGGAAATGATGGACACAGATAAATACAAAAAAGGATTGAAGAAGTGAGAGTTTTGTTATATGATAAAAGTGAAAGAAATTACAATAACAAGCTGCCCGTACAAAACGTATTCTAAGGAGGTAGTGTTATGTCAGATTGTTGCCAAACCTTAGCTAACATTAGTCAAAAATACGCTTCATTAAATAAAAACAGCGGAATTAGAGAACTCTGCGAACGTGAAAAAGAAAATTATGAGGAAATATATGCGGAACTCATCAGGAAATATATAGAGAAGGCTGGCGAGATTGCGAATGATATTAGTGGAATACAGATTATCAATAAATTCACAACAAATAATGATGTCTGTGTTTACCCAGGGGGGCTCGTCAATGTTAGTTTGGAATATCTAGCGAAGTTATTAACGTTTGCAGATACAGCAGGTTATGAATGGGAAGTAGACTTCGTGGAGAATAATAATACGCACTTCAGAAATTTATACAATTGCATCGTCAAGGTCAAATGTAGTAAGGAAGAATTCGTAGATATGGCTGTTGGAAAGGGATTTAGATGCGCTTAACATGAAAAGACGATGTTTTGATAGTCCGACGTGTGGAAAGCTTGTGAGAAAAGTTCACAGGTGGATATGATATGTTGTTACCTTAAACGGGCAGTCGAGACTGAATTTATTTATTAGAAACACTTTTAAAGCCGTCCGTGGGACGGCTTTTTCTAATATTATGAGTAATGTCACCCTTTCAGGGCAACATTAATGAGAGTTTTATGTTGAGCCCGACAATCAAAGGAGTGACAATTATGAGTGAAACAAAGATCCCAAAACCCACCTTTCCAGCCCAGCATCAAGATCAGCAACCTGGTATTGAAACACTTATGAATCCTAGCCCCATTTTTGAAAATCTGAACTATCGTCCCAGTGGCAAACTGCAAGGGAAAGTTGCTCTCATCAGTGGTGGAGACAGCGGAATCGGCAGAGCAGTTTCTTTGCTCTATGCCAAAGAAGGTGCGGATGTTGTTATTGTATATCTTGATGAACATGGAGATGCACAGGCGACAAAAGAAAGAATTGAACAGCTCAGTCGACGCTGTCTGTTGATAGCAGGGGATATCGGAAATGAAGGTTTCTGTCACCAGGCTGTACAGAGAACACTAGAAACCTTTGGCAGTTTGGATATTCTCGTAAATAATGCGGCGGAACAGCATCCCCAGAATTCACTTCTGGATATTACTGCACAACAAATAGAGCAGACGTTCCGCACCAATATCTTTGGCATGTTGTATCTAACCAAGGCAGCCCTTCCTCATCTTAAGTATGGTTCTGTGATTATCAATACAGCTTCGATTACTGCGTATAAAGGTGATGCTAAGCTTATCGATTATTCCGCATCCAAAGGAGCAGTAGTAGCATTCACCCGTTCTCTATCAGAATCACTAATCAAACAGGGAATACGAGTCAATGGAGTTGCCCCTGGTCCCATCTGGACGCCGTTGATTCCTGCTTCTTTTGATGCCAACGAAGTCTCAACCTTCGGCAGCACTACCCCTATGCAACGAGCTGGCCAACCCGTAGAAGTAGCACCTGCCTATTTGTTCTTAGCTTGCGAGGGTTCTGCGTATGTATCGGGGCAGATCCTTCATGTTAATGGGGGAACAGTAGTTAATGGTTAGTGGATTGCCATTCAAAAAAGGCTTAGGGTACAACCCTAAGCCTTTTTACATTCCATCAGATTCTGTCCAAGTTCTTTGCCAGAAATTTAGTTAGTTTATTTTTATACTCTTCATAAACTTCGGGGTTTTTGTTAGACAATTGTCCTAGCTCCCATACAAGATCTTTAAAGGTTTTATCTAAACTTTCATAGAGAAAGGCAACCTTATTCGCTGAGGTCTTGAAGTAGGCTTCAGTAAGGTTCTTTGTCATTCGTTGGACATGCTCGTAAGATGAACTTTTCTTGACCGAGTTTAACTCGGAGCTAAGCTTCCCCACCTTGGTCTCAATCCCTATTTGGTACTTTCTTAATTCCTCTGCTTTCCTCCTTAAGCCATCCCGCTCTGAGGTCAGCTGGGTTACTTTGTTTACCTGGTCATCGAGTGCTATCTGAAGATCTGTTTTTTCTTGAAGGACTTGATTCCGTTCTTCTAGGGCATGACTTCGCTCTTGAACGACCTTTTGCAGCTCACGGCTGGACATACTTTCCACATCTATCTCCGCTATCAGTTGGGTTCGCTCTTCTTCAGAGATTCCTAATAGGATGAGCGCCTGAGTATAATTTAAATTCGGCATGTTGGTGGTGTCAAGGGAATTTGGCTGTTGAGACAAGTTCTCTCCATAGGCTTCGAAGAGGCCCATCAATCTTTGTGCTGTTCTTTCAGAGTAATTTACTGACTCACTCAACCACTTCAGCCATTCCCCATACTGAAGCATATTTTTAGCTTCACTCAGACGACTACCTATCTCAATAGCACTGACAAGAAGGATTTTCCCCGTCTGATTTCTAATTGAATTGATTTCAGCCGCTACTACAAGCGGGGTGCGTTCTGTGATTATGCTCATAAACATGCTGATCCTTTCTATAGCTTTTATCCCCAGGATATGCAGATGATGACAAAAGTGATAATCTCATTTATAGGGCATGTCTAACAATCCGACAGCGCTGTCGGATTGTTAGACATGCCAGTTACCTCCAGACCGGATCGATATAATTTATGCTATACTATTGGTACACACATTTTTCTTTATTGGAGGACTGGGAATGAGTAAAGTGGATATTAAAGGAATAATATATCAACAGAAACTATCAAATACTGAATTATCCAATGAAGCGTCACAGATTGGAAAGGTTATGGCATATAGTGAAGGTGAAGTAAAAGTCGTGGAAAAGAGATATCATGCAAGAGAACTTTTTCATGAAGTTTTAAGTGGTTTAAGTCTTGATCAATTTAACAAGGGGGTTCTAGAGCTTGAAGCACGGGGGATTGTTAAGCTTGAAAGATTACCAGGTACAGAACCCTTTCAATTTGCGTATGTAAGACCTACATTCATGCTTTTCTTCATCTTTGAGAAGGAATTGAGATTTGATCCTACGCTTGATGCTGAAAAGGTACTTGAAATAATTGAAGAAGTGAATTTTATAGATGGTCTCAAACTAGAAAAACAATCCGGGTTGACAGTTACTAGAATAAACCGCGCAGTTGAAGCACTTGAAAACTACATGCTCGTTAAAACCTACCAGTGTGAGGGTACAGAGCCCTTTACCTTTGCTTTTGCTGAGTATTTAAAACCTTAAGGTGTCATGCTCGCAAGTAAATCAATAAGTTGAATACGGTCAGCACAAGAGTCTTTTATAGACATAGAGATATTACTGAAGGACTTCAACACTGACTTATGAGAATGTGGGGAGAAATAATGAATTTACTTGGAAATATCATTTGGCTGGTTTTTGGCGGAATTCTTGCAGCTATTGCCTGGTTTCTAGCAGGTCTGATTTTGTGCATAACCGTGATCGGGATACCCTTTGGGCTCCAATGCTTTAAGATAGCTCAGTTTGTATTGTGGCCCTTTGGTAAAGAAATCGAGCTGGGTCATTTTGGAGTGGGAGGTCTTCTTTTAAATATCCTCTGGCTCATTTTTTTGGGTTGGGAGCTAGCTATCGGTCATCTTGTGATTGGCGCATTATTTTGCTTGACGATTATCGGTATTCCCTTTGGACTTCAGCATTTTAAGTTTGCAATGCTGGGGCTTATCCCTTTTGGAGCTAAGATTCGCTGAAATACTCTTAGGCACTGGATATATGTTCTATTTTTATATTTCCTGAAGAATTCTTGACGATATTCTGCTAAAATGTAAAATAGACATTGTTATGCTTTTAATTAGGAGGTCAGGTATGAACAAAGAAATCATCAGGCTTGTCAACGTCACGAAAGAGTATGACGGGGTACAAGTCTTAGATAATATAAACCTATACATATTGCGTAATGAATTTATAACCCTTCTTGGACCAAGCGGTTGTGGAAAAACGACAACCCTCCGGATCATTGGAGGGTTTGAAAATGTCACCAGCGGGGAGGTTCTCTTTGAAGATCAGAAGGTCAACGATTTTCCTCCCTATAAGCGAAAAGTAAATACTGTCTTTCAGCAGTATGCGCTGTTTCCTCATATGAATGTTTTTGAGAACATTGCCTTTGGTTTACGCATTAAGAAATTAGACAATAAGACGATTCGATCAAAAGTCCTTCAGGTTATGGAACTCATGAATCTAAGAGGATTTGAAAAGAGAAATATTGATTCCCTAAGTGGTGGACAACGCCAGCGGGTCGCCATCGCTAGGGCTATTGTTAATGAGCCTGAGGTGCTTTTGCTGGACGAGCCTTTAGCAGCCCTTGACCTTAAGCTGAGAAAAGAGATGCAGATGGAACTGAAAAATATTCAGCAGCGTTTAGGAATTACCTTTGTCTTTGTCACCCACGATCAAGAGGAAGCACTAACCATGTCCGATACGGTCGTGGTGATGAATGAAGGGAGAATACAGCAAATCGGGACTCCCATCGATATCTATAATGAGCCCAAAAATGTATTTGTAGCAGATTTCATCGGGGAAAGTAATATTCTTGACGGGGTCATGTTACAGGACTATTTGGTGCATTTCCATGGTCGCCAATTCGAATGTGTGGATAAGGGTTTTGCAGACGACGAAGCTGTGGACGTGGTCATTCGTCCGGAGGACCTGAAGCTCTTAACCGTAGAGGAAGGCATGCTCACCGGAGAAGTTCAATCTGTGGTCTTTAAGGGTGTACATTATGAAATGATGATTCGGAGTAGCGAGTCCCTCTGGATGGTTCATAGTACCCAGATGGTGGAAGTGGGGAACAAGGTCGGTCTACAGATTCTGCCTAATGATATTCACATTATGAAGAAGGTGAGAGGGGATTGAAAAGAAAGTTTTTGACCACCCCTTATCTGCTATGGATGTTAATCTTTACGATTGTCCCCCTAGTGTTGGTGGTCTATTTCAGTGTGTTTGAGTCTGGGCCCGCTGGGGTTCGGTTTACCACTGAGCATATAGAACGGGTCTTTGAACCAATTTATCTTAAAGTTATTATGA from Desulfitobacterium dichloroeliminans LMG P-21439 encodes the following:
- a CDS encoding DUF3102 domain-containing protein, with product MFMSIITERTPLVVAAEINSIRNQTGKILLVSAIEIGSRLSEAKNMLQYGEWLKWLSESVNYSERTAQRLMGLFEAYGENLSQQPNSLDTTNMPNLNYTQALILLGISEEERTQLIAEIDVESMSSRELQKVVQERSHALEERNQVLQEKTDLQIALDDQVNKVTQLTSERDGLRRKAEELRKYQIGIETKVGKLSSELNSVKKSSSYEHVQRMTKNLTEAYFKTSANKVAFLYESLDKTFKDLVWELGQLSNKNPEVYEEYKNKLTKFLAKNLDRI
- the potA gene encoding spermidine/putrescine ABC transporter ATP-binding protein, translated to MNKEIIRLVNVTKEYDGVQVLDNINLYILRNEFITLLGPSGCGKTTTLRIIGGFENVTSGEVLFEDQKVNDFPPYKRKVNTVFQQYALFPHMNVFENIAFGLRIKKLDNKTIRSKVLQVMELMNLRGFEKRNIDSLSGGQRQRVAIARAIVNEPEVLLLDEPLAALDLKLRKEMQMELKNIQQRLGITFVFVTHDQEEALTMSDTVVVMNEGRIQQIGTPIDIYNEPKNVFVADFIGESNILDGVMLQDYLVHFHGRQFECVDKGFADDEAVDVVIRPEDLKLLTVEEGMLTGEVQSVVFKGVHYEMMIRSSESLWMVHSTQMVEVGNKVGLQILPNDIHIMKKVRGD
- a CDS encoding molybdopterin-containing oxidoreductase family protein, encoding MGFSRRQFLGGGLALGGALATGAPASILRGLGIAKEVNAAPVNDQEKISYSCCNPECNNCSLQVHVRNGKLVRISPNPNYYTRPCLRGRSRLQWNYHPDRLKYPFKRVGERGEGKWERISWEEALDTIATKLGQIRDESGPESVWFTAGAVMSVLPNSMQRRFANAFGKGVMTGGIGSLCCAAQGEASTATQGYRTAGIEEKAYSKLLIAWGHNPAVTYIPHSRIMADALDKGCRLITIDPRFSETASKADKWISIKPGTDTAMAMAMIRIIIEENLYDEKFALGRSNLPFLVNEATGKLLRQDDVVAGGDHEAFVVWDQSTNGPALPNEAVAPVLEGTFKIGDLTVRTVFARLRERVAKFTPEYASEITGVPAEDISEVAYTYATVKPAMIDSGMSGAQRTSSGAYFVQSLLNLAGLTGNIGLLGGGVNDTGGFSHGTNVAINAPFKADNKGVIPATKVGEYLSEGKPYPIRAIYWQGKGMGQLPNTNKVVEGFKKMDFIVVQEHFFGDAASLADIVLPVATLFERYDVMCNSRSFYYHLMDKAIEPFMEAQSDGWIYTELAKRLGFGEYFDKTEEEWIDVVLEQTGLTVESLRKSGPVYQWSDPKLNKYGVKWDKKPFTFFVDTPFKTASGRFEFHASRWEDKGFEPLVNYFPPEESKETAPELYEKYPLSLVANKIRTKVHSTYAIMPWLSEIYPKGWVTMSTVDAEARGIKDGDMVEVFNDRGSVKVTAHVGNGIRPGVVSMPNGWWMQQGYCSSVLSNDYTHPQAYGHALNSTLVQVKGV
- a CDS encoding TorD/DmsD family molecular chaperone, giving the protein MMNRQHCADQEFARTILYQFLAMTFYEPADNFLVELEQEDSKKDLLEASRLLLEVKGVELMQEILHTLDGVNNAGKLGHQDLKAEYTRLFLGPMSPACPPYESYFDTNRPQEFQGTLMGPSSEAMEIALAEEGLELTLDYAELSDHVAIELEFMYYLLSRAYAEEKDSDVYLKKANAFFMEHLFPWLPKFGAKLSKESRHPFYKGIGLLLESTVKIDLGSVVNQKH
- a CDS encoding YccF domain-containing protein; protein product: MNLLGNIIWLVFGGILAAIAWFLAGLILCITVIGIPFGLQCFKIAQFVLWPFGKEIELGHFGVGGLLLNILWLIFLGWELAIGHLVIGALFCLTIIGIPFGLQHFKFAMLGLIPFGAKIR
- a CDS encoding 4Fe-4S dicluster domain-containing protein, which codes for MSVKLGMLIDQDRCIGCWTCSVICKMENNIGLGNWWNRILSNGTDEYGTTPATGLDGQPTLYYQPTACMHCENAPCVRACPTGATYKDENGITRQDYKKCIGCRTCMAACPYNARVFNWGTPEHVPAFDDDHIGDARVPSRPKGVVEKCTFCQEKVAQGESPACVTGCTANARVFGDLNDPNSEISRLIRERGAKPLLEDIGTKPSVYYVPPRRKLKKPAFEGSGYYGE
- the nrfD gene encoding NrfD/PsrC family molybdoenzyme membrane anchor subunit, with protein sequence MVNNESNTRRTLMAVLAGLALIGGGFYVNQLINGLQVTGMNNSVSWGLYIVTFAFLVGLSAGGLIISSSAYVLKIERLKSVAPIGVVVAVACIIGAAAMIMADVGHPERVLNIVFGGRFTSPIAWDFLVISIYLLVGLYECWIFFSNKWKGESEEKREHKLAKAAIFSLPIALLVHSITAWIFGLQVGKPYWDTALMAPIFISSAVVSGVGLLLLVAHFGRKVGIPGLDKENLGTLAKVLVGFIFLDLFLLFCDLFTLVYSGGTVQAEAALLILTGKFAPLLWFELIVGMVVPLFILGNKSTNRSTGWLAIAGLLVMVAVFLKRINIILPGFLVENISFAPGVSTGRFVESTGNFFEAGQTSFSLIPSYVPTFSEIAITVGVLSLVAFIIVYGTGLVRNMGAQTDVNAGNAASRKVVGGKNLTSGVAK
- a CDS encoding SDR family oxidoreductase is translated as MSETKIPKPTFPAQHQDQQPGIETLMNPSPIFENLNYRPSGKLQGKVALISGGDSGIGRAVSLLYAKEGADVVIVYLDEHGDAQATKERIEQLSRRCLLIAGDIGNEGFCHQAVQRTLETFGSLDILVNNAAEQHPQNSLLDITAQQIEQTFRTNIFGMLYLTKAALPHLKYGSVIINTASITAYKGDAKLIDYSASKGAVVAFTRSLSESLIKQGIRVNGVAPGPIWTPLIPASFDANEVSTFGSTTPMQRAGQPVEVAPAYLFLACEGSAYVSGQILHVNGGTVVNG